CCACGCCCCAGGAGAGGGCGAAGAAGAGCGTGAAGGTGTGCGCGCCGATGAGCGCGACGACGCCCTGGGCGTCCGGGAGGGAGACGTTGTCGCCGGAGCCCGTCTTGGCGGAGAACGCCCAGGCGACCAGCCCCAGGGAGACCGCCATGCCCGCCGAGCCGATCAGCGCGAGCGGCTTGCGGCCGATCTTGTCGACCAGAAGCATCGCGATGACGGTGCCGAGGATGTTCACGATCGAGGTCGTGAAGGAGTAGAAGAACGAGCTTTCGGGGTTGATGCCCACCGACTGCCACAGCGTCGAGGAGTAGTAGAAGACGACGTTGATGCCGACGAGCTGCTGGAAGACCGAGAGCCCGATGCCGATCCACACGATGGGCAGCAGGCCGGCACGGCTGCTGAGCAGGTCCTTGAAGGTGGACTTGTGCTCGCTGCGCATCGCGGTCTCGATCTCGCCGAGCCGCTGGTCGAGGCGCTCGTGTTCACCCTCGACGCCGGCCAGCACCTTCCGTGCCTCGGTCTGGCGGCCGACGGAGATCAAGAAGCGGGGCGACTCGGGAATCACGAAGGAGAGCAGGAAGTAGGCGATGGCGGGGATCACCATGATCCCGAGCATCCACTGCCAGGCTTCGAGGCCGGCGAGGGTGCCGCGCTGGTCGCCGTCGGCGAGGTTGAGCAGGCCCCAGTTGACCAGCTGGGAGACCGCGATGCCGAGGACGATGGCACCCTGCTGGAAGGAGGCGAGCCGGCCGCGGTAGGCGGGCGGGGAGACCTCGGCGATGTAGGCCGGGCCGATCACGGAGGCCATGCCGATCGCGATGCCGCCGAGCACGCGCCAGAACGCGAGGTCCCACAGCGCGAACGGAAGGGCCGAGCCGATGGCGCTGACCGTGAAGAGGACGGCGGCGATCCGCATGACCTGGATACGGCCTATACGGTCGGCTATTCGGCCCGCTATGGCGGCGCCGATCGCGCTGCCGATCAGCGCTGCGGCGATGACCTGGGCCAGCAGGGCCGAGCCGACGTCGAAGCGGCCACGCACCGCTTCGACCGCGCCGTTGATCACTGAGCTGTCATAGCCGAAGAGGAAGCCGCCCATGGCGGCTGCGGCCGTGATGAAGACGACACGGCCGAGGGGTGCGGTCTGCGCACCGGATGCTGGCCGCGCGGCCTGCGCTGTGCTGGTCACGATCTTCTCCTGAGGTGCCGGCGACGGTGCCGGATGGGGGCCGCCACCTTCCAAGGGGCCGCGTTCTGGAGCGAGAGCAAGAGCGCGCCACGGCTTGAACATCTCGATGGCACTTCAGACTGTAAGCCTTCATGTTTCGAAGTCAATACATGCTCGTGTGCGACTCTGAGCACAGAGCGCCCTGTGTTTCGTTCGGGTTATGAAGAGAAGCGGCCTCTGGAAGTCCGGGAGGACTTCCAGGGGCCGCGACAGGCCGCCACAGAGGGCCAGTTGAAGCATCCGGTGCTCCGGTTCGGCCCCGACGGTCTCGGTTCAGACGGTGTCGGTTCAGACGGTCTCAGTTCAGACGCTGGCTGATGACCTTGGAGACGCCGTCGCCCTGCATGGAGACGCCGTAGAGCGCGTCGGCGACCTCCATCGTGCGCTTCTGGTGGGTGATCACGATGAGCTGTGAGCTGTCCTTCAGCTCCTCCATGATCCGGATCAGCCGCTGGAGGTTGGTGTCGTCCAGCGCCGCCTCGACCTCGTCCATCACGTAGAAGGGGCTCGGCCGCGCTTTGAAGATCGACACCAGCAGCGCCACGGCCGTCAGCGAGCGCTCGCCACCGGACAGCAGCGAGAGGCGCTTGACCTTCTTGCCCGGAGGACGGGCCTCCACATCGACTCCCGTGGAGAGCATGTCGTCCGGGTTCGTGAGGACGAGCCGCCCCTCGCCGCCGGGGAAGAGGCGCGAGAAGACGCCCTCGAACTCCCTGGCCGTGTCGTGGTAGGCCTCGGTGAAGACCTGCTCGACGCGCTCGTCGACCTCCTTGACGACCTGGAGCAGGTCGGCGCGCGTCTTCTTCAGGTCCTCCAGCTGCTCGCTGAGGAACTGGTGCCGCTCCTCCAGCGCCGCGAACTCCTCCAGAGCCAGCGGGTTGATCTTGCCGAGCTTCTGGTAGGCGCGCTCGGCTGCCTTGAGCCGCTTCTCCTGCTCGGCCCGCACGAACGGCACCGGCCTGTTCCGGGGATGTTCCGGGTCTTCGGGGAGCTCCTCGTCCTCGGCGGGCGGCGAGGGCGGCACCAGCTGGTCGGGGCCGTAGTCGCGGACCAGACCCGCGGGCTCGACACCCAGCTCCTCCAGCGCCTTGGTCTCCAGCTGCTCGACACGCATCCGCTTCTCCGCGCCGAGCACCTCGCCCTTGTGGACCGAGTCGGTGAGCTTGTCCAGCTCGTCCTTCAGCTCCCTGCCCTGGTTGCGCTCGGCGACCAGGGCCTGCTCCCGCTCGGCCTTGGCCCGCTCCGCGCCCTCGCGCTCCTCGCGGGCCCGCTCCAACGACGCCTCCACATGCGCCAGCAACTGCCGGGCGCCGGCGGCCACCGCCTCGGCGACCTCGGCCTCGTGACGCAACCTGGCCCGCCGCTCCTCGGCGCGGGCCCGCGCCTCGCGCTCCGCCCGCGCGCCCCGGTTCAGCGAATCGGCCCGTCCGGCGAGCGACTTGACGCGCTCCTCGTGCGTACGGACCTGAAGGCGCGCCTCCATCTCCGTCTGCCGCGCGTTGGCGCCGTCGGCCGAGAGCCTGTCCCGTACGGAGGTGTCCGGATCCACCGAGCCCTCGGCCTCCTGCACCTCCTCGGCGACGGCCAGCCGCTCGGCCAGCTCCTCGGCCTCCTGAGTGGCCCGCGCCAGCGCCTCCTCGGCCTTGGCCACCGCGGCGGACGAGCGCTCCGCCTCGCCCTGGGCCGCGCGGGCCTGACCACCGAGGGTGCCCAGGCGGCCCGCCACCCGGGACTTCTCCCGCTCGGCCGCGCTCCGGCTCGCGGCCAGTTCCTCGACCCGGGACGCGCACACCCTGCGGGCCTCTTTCGCGCTGAGCTGCTCCTCCTTGAGCCGCTCGCGCCTGGTCTCCAGCTCCGTCAGCTCGGCCGCGGCCTCGTCGACCGCCGCCTGCGCCTCCAGGTAGGAGGGCGCGCCCTCCGAGCCGCCACGGGCGAAGTGGGTGCCCAGCAGATCGCCTTCGGCGGTGACCGCCGTGCACTCGGGACGCAGGGCCAGCAGCTCTTCGGCGGCCTCCAAGGTGTCCACGACGACGATGTCCCGCAGCAGGTGCTCCATCGTCGAGCGCAGCGATTCCGGTGCCGTCACCAGGGAGACGGCGGGGGTGCCCCGCCGGGGTGCGTCGCCGTCGCGGTCCCGGGACCAGGCACCCTCCTGTGCGCGTCGACCGCTCACCAGCAGCGCGGCCCTGCCCCCGTCCTCCTTCCGCAGGAGGCGCAGCGCCTCGGCCGCCGTCGCCACGTCGGCCACTGCCAGAGCGTCGGCCGCCGTGCCGAGCGCTGCCGCTATCGGGAGTTCGTAGCCGGGGGTCACACTCAGGAGTTCGGCCGCCGGGCCCAGCAGGCCGCCAAGCCGGTCCTTGGCCGCCAGGAGCGCGCCGGTGCCGTCCTTGCGCCGCAGGCCCAGGGCGAGCGCGTCGTGGCGAGCGGAGGTCGCGGCGCGCTCGCGCTCCGCCTCGGTCAGCGCCTCCCGCGCCGCGCCGAAGGCGGCCTCCGCCTCGGCCAGTTCCCCCTTGGCCGCCTCGTGCTGGGTGCCCAGGTCCTCATCGCCCTCCTCCAGGCCCTCGACCTCGGCGCGCAGCGTCTCGTACTCCTCCTGGGCCTCGGTGGCACGCTGGAGAGCCTCGTCCCTGGCCGCTGCCAAGCGGTCGATCTCGGACTGCGCGGAGGCCGCCCGGCTGCGGGCCGTTCCCGCCTGGCCGCGCAGCCGTTCGAGTCCCGCACGGCGGTCGGCCAGCGCCCGCGCCTCGTCCCTGAGCCGGCGCTCCTCCTGCTCCAACTGGCGCTCCAGCTCCGAGCGGTGCGCCACGGTCTCCTCCAGCGCCGTGGTGGCCGCCTCCAGGGCCGCCTCCAGCTCGGCCTCCTGCTCGCGGACGCGGGCGGCCTCGCGCTCCATGTCCTCCGGCTCGCGGCCCCGGCGCTCCTCGGCGGGCGCCGCGGCGGCGTGCTGCACCCGCTGGTCCGCCAGGCTGATGGTGCCGCGCACCCGTTCGGCGAGCTGGGAGAGTTCGTACCAGGTCTGCTGGGCCCGCTCCAGCCTCGGGCTGAGCGTGCGCACCTGCTGCTCCAGGTCCGCCTCGCGGCGCAGAGCCTCTTTCAGCTCGGCCTCCGCCGCCTCCTTGCGCTGCTTCAGCTCGGCCTCGTCCGCGACTTCCGTACGCAGGGCCTCGCGCAGCCCCACCAGGTCGTCGGCCAGCAGCCGCAGCCGGGCATCGCGCAGGTCGGCCTGGATGACCTGGGCCTTGCGCGCGACCGCCGCCTGGCGGCCCAGCGGCTTGAGCTGGCGGCGCAGTTCGTCGGTGAGGTCCTGGACGCGGGCGAGGTTGGCCTGCATCGCGTCCAGCTTGCGCAGCGCCTTCTCCTTGCGCTTGCGGTGCTTGAGGACGCCGGCCGCCTCCTCGATGAAGGCGCGCCGCCCGGTCGGGTCGGCGTGCAGGACGCCGTCGAGCTGGCCCTGTCCGACGATGACGTGCATCTCGCGGCCGATGCCGGAGTCGGACAGCAGTTCCTGGATGTCGAGCAGCCGGCAGGTGTCGCCGTTGATCTGGTACTCGCTGCCGCCGTTGCGGAACATTATCCGCGTAATGGTGACTTCCGAGTATTCGATGGGCAGCGCGCCGTCGGCGTTGTCGATGGTCAGGGAGACCTCGGCGCGGCCCAGCGGGGGGCGCCCCGTGGTCCCGGCGAAGATGACGTCCTCCATCTTGCCGCCACGCAGCGACTTGGCGCCCTGCTCGCCCATCACCCAGGACAGGGCGTCGACGACGTTGGACTTGCCGGAGCCGTTGGGGCCGACGACGCAGGTGATGCCGGGCTCGAAGCGC
This sequence is a window from Streptomyces sp. NBC_01775. Protein-coding genes within it:
- the smc gene encoding chromosome segregation protein SMC, with the protein product MHLKSLTLRGFKSFASATTLRFEPGITCVVGPNGSGKSNVVDALSWVMGEQGAKSLRGGKMEDVIFAGTTGRPPLGRAEVSLTIDNADGALPIEYSEVTITRIMFRNGGSEYQINGDTCRLLDIQELLSDSGIGREMHVIVGQGQLDGVLHADPTGRRAFIEEAAGVLKHRKRKEKALRKLDAMQANLARVQDLTDELRRQLKPLGRQAAVARKAQVIQADLRDARLRLLADDLVGLREALRTEVADEAELKQRKEAAEAELKEALRREADLEQQVRTLSPRLERAQQTWYELSQLAERVRGTISLADQRVQHAAAAPAEERRGREPEDMEREAARVREQEAELEAALEAATTALEETVAHRSELERQLEQEERRLRDEARALADRRAGLERLRGQAGTARSRAASAQSEIDRLAAARDEALQRATEAQEEYETLRAEVEGLEEGDEDLGTQHEAAKGELAEAEAAFGAAREALTEAERERAATSARHDALALGLRRKDGTGALLAAKDRLGGLLGPAAELLSVTPGYELPIAAALGTAADALAVADVATAAEALRLLRKEDGGRAALLVSGRRAQEGAWSRDRDGDAPRRGTPAVSLVTAPESLRSTMEHLLRDIVVVDTLEAAEELLALRPECTAVTAEGDLLGTHFARGGSEGAPSYLEAQAAVDEAAAELTELETRRERLKEEQLSAKEARRVCASRVEELAASRSAAEREKSRVAGRLGTLGGQARAAQGEAERSSAAVAKAEEALARATQEAEELAERLAVAEEVQEAEGSVDPDTSVRDRLSADGANARQTEMEARLQVRTHEERVKSLAGRADSLNRGARAEREARARAEERRARLRHEAEVAEAVAAGARQLLAHVEASLERAREEREGAERAKAEREQALVAERNQGRELKDELDKLTDSVHKGEVLGAEKRMRVEQLETKALEELGVEPAGLVRDYGPDQLVPPSPPAEDEELPEDPEHPRNRPVPFVRAEQEKRLKAAERAYQKLGKINPLALEEFAALEERHQFLSEQLEDLKKTRADLLQVVKEVDERVEQVFTEAYHDTAREFEGVFSRLFPGGEGRLVLTNPDDMLSTGVDVEARPPGKKVKRLSLLSGGERSLTAVALLVSIFKARPSPFYVMDEVEAALDDTNLQRLIRIMEELKDSSQLIVITHQKRTMEVADALYGVSMQGDGVSKVISQRLN
- a CDS encoding sugar porter family MFS transporter is translated as MTSTAQAARPASGAQTAPLGRVVFITAAAAMGGFLFGYDSSVINGAVEAVRGRFDVGSALLAQVIAAALIGSAIGAAIAGRIADRIGRIQVMRIAAVLFTVSAIGSALPFALWDLAFWRVLGGIAIGMASVIGPAYIAEVSPPAYRGRLASFQQGAIVLGIAVSQLVNWGLLNLADGDQRGTLAGLEAWQWMLGIMVIPAIAYFLLSFVIPESPRFLISVGRQTEARKVLAGVEGEHERLDQRLGEIETAMRSEHKSTFKDLLSSRAGLLPIVWIGIGLSVFQQLVGINVVFYYSSTLWQSVGINPESSFFYSFTTSIVNILGTVIAMLLVDKIGRKPLALIGSAGMAVSLGLVAWAFSAKTGSGDNVSLPDAQGVVALIGAHTFTLFFALSWGVVVWVLLGEIFPNKIRAAALGVAASAQWVANWAITASFPSLSEWNLSTTYILYTVFAVLSIPFILKWVPETKGKALEEMG